TCGCCGCAGCTTCTTCTGCCGGCAGCTGTTCGCCTGAGCAAGCAAGGATGCGACGTCGTACCGGAGAGTGGCGTTCCGCTGCCGAGGAACTGGGTGAACCTTCATCCTTAAAATTCCAAATTAATAGAAGAAATGGAAGCCCGGATAGCAATCTCTCTAGTTTCTcgaagaaaatcaagaaaaaaactgaattgaaaatGGAAGCGCAATCGAAATTTGAATCAAAGGTTAAGTTTTCATAAAAACCCGATCAAAATCTGAATTGGATAACGGAAACCCATTAAAATTAAACGCGAACATCGAATTTTTACGATAAGGGGAAGAAGAGAGTGATTATCCGGTGGATTTCGGAAGTGAAAAACGAGCAGGAATGATTGAGGCCGTATTgtgtatattttatattttgttaatttctCTTATTTAACTGGGGAAAAAACATATATCTATTTACTTTATGtataaaaaaaagtcaattttcgTTTTCTAAATATTCCACCATTTTTCACCGCTTCAAATAACACCTCTCTATAaagaactaattttttttttttttttggaatccAACTAATCATATTAAAACAATCCTATTTGTTGGTATTTGCTAAGGCTTATGGACCTATTCTTTTTGGGTCTTGTAATCACATCTTTCATAATAACTCATGGAGATCTACTCACAGAAATCCCCACACATGACTTGTAGAGTACGTGTCTCCCCAATTTCGAACTTAAAATTTCAATCTAAGTCATAATTACTTGGATTAAAGAGAATTGATATCGATTGAGCTATACTATTTATTGTAAGGTCTATTAGTCTACTGCTTTTGGGTACTGTAATCACAGTCTCCTTGATAGTCCATGCGACACTTACTCACAGCACTCCCTACACCTGAATGTTGAATACGTGCCACCTCAGATTTTATAGTCGAGGACTGTCGATTTTTCTTACAGCAGAAATATTCATTTTCTAGTATTTTTGTATATCAATTAGCAAATGTGGTTGTTGATGTTTTGGCAAAAAATATAATTCTTATGCTAATCTTTGTACTTAATCGAGTCCATCAACTCATGTTGATGCCCTTGTAGCTTGTGATCCCTAATCCTTAAAAAATGGGTTTTAATTTTGGCTAAAAAAAATCTCCTATTTTAGGTTTAAAGTACCATTTAGACGTGTGTCGTAATTGCAAGGAAATGAAGGGTTAGTTTCGTAAATCGGGCAGGTGCTAACGTGGTGCACGCCGTGCCTAATACGAGATTTAAATACACCTGAGAAACCATTTGAGATCCGGATATTTATATGCTTCTCAGAGAGAACATGTACTTTTAACCTACACCTTCGCTTGAACCAAAAGCCCATAATTAGAGAGAGAAAATCTGACTGCTTATTTCACCAAACTGTCGGCTCACATCTTCGTGATATTCTTCGAATTCAGTTGAAGATTCAGGTAAGTTGTTCGATTTCATTTGTGTTATGGTCTGTTTTGCTTCGTTCCGATGTGatgttttttgtttgtttgtttgttttggtTTTTGTAGCTAGATCTGAAGACAGTTAAGTGTTGGTTTGCGGTTGTTGTGGTGAAGTCGGATTAATTTATGTTCGATATATGTGTGGGGTTCAATGAAACGACTGTTGATCTGCTTAGATTCTGGTGGTTATGGAGAAGATCTAAAATTCTGGTTGCTTGACGTGTTCTAAGTATTAGTGTTCTCAGCTGCTGATTTGTTTAGATCTGTGAGTTTGTTTTGGTTATTAGTTAAGATTACTTAACAGACGAGAAGTAGACTGATAATTCAATGGAGGACACTGGTCGTCTCTCATCAAAGAAATCAGCATCGGGATTATGGTAGAAACCGTAGTCATCCAGCTTCCAACTTTGGGTTGTTTGGTTCTCCGCCTTCTAGTGGTTTTCGTGGCATCAATTGCCGGACATTCCATTCTGAAAATGTGTCACGACCAATGCCATTGAAATCTTGCTCAACGATCCCAGTTATCAATAGGGCATTTTCTTCTCCTTTTTCACCCAGAACCCCCCCAACTTCATCTGTTTATAAGGAAAAAAACTCCAAAAGTAACGCTAAAAGCAGCTCGATTCCGATTCCAATAAAGATCGAGTTTGAAAATGAGGAGCGGTCATTTGGAGATCAATTGCATTTCTCAGAGCGATGGGCTGGTCCAGCGTATTCCAATTCACCTCCCCCAAGTTCTTTACCCATGCCTAAGTTTTCACTACAGCCCAAAAGAACAGTTTCCCTTGACTTGCCTTGCTCAGCCTCGAAGATCGATTTACGCCCTATAGCGAAATCTGCACCTGCTTCACCGACAAGGGAGCGGATCACTTTCCCCAGCGATTTATGTGAGCCTTCGGATTCTGCTACATTGACACTTCGTCGCATGCTACATCTTGATATCTCTGATGAATGAAGAAGTATCTGAGGCAGTTTGTGCttttgtaaataaataaattttcctACATTAGAGTAGTGGTGTATTTTGTGTTTCGAAAATAAAGCCAGTCCACAAAATAACTTATTAATTCTAGACTTGTAGTGTTTCGAGATTTCTGCGCTAGTGATGGTTATGGCTGTGCAAGAGCAAATGATGGTCGGTCAACTATTTCTAGACATCTCCGGAGGTTGATGTTGGTCTGACATTGAATGTGGTTTGGTTGGTCAGACGTTGATATGGAGAGGCAAGATCCTTTAAATTGAGGGCATGATTTTAGATATCCGACAAGCTGGGTAGAGCAGTGATGGATAGAATGAACTCAGTTGCGTATTTGCTTTTCAACCGAGTATAGATATAACTTGGAGGAGACTAAATGTTATTGCATGGCAACAGTTGAGATTTCCGATGTGACTTTCTCTCAGGATTGTTCATTGTTACTCCCCTCCTTTTTAGTTAGTATTACTTTGTTTCCTTCTGCTTGCATATAGTGTAAAACCATTATTTCGTTTTACGGGCTTATTACCTGTAACTCAAGGCcctgtttttctattttcagcctGCGTGAGTATCTTTTGATTTTCCCCTTCATCCAAACTCCAAGTTCAATAGATTTTGTTTCTTGTTTCTGTATCCTTCTCTCCTGTTTCTGTTTTCTGTGAGATTAGATCCTTATAATCTGTATCTTTGTCATGCAAAGATGTCTTCTCCCTCTCGCTGTCTTTTatggttttttttaaaagaagaaggtGAGGGAAGTAGGGACAAGTTTATCTTTGTGCTTGTAGCATTTGTTTAGGTTTGATCCGAATTTTAATTCTATAAGCTTTCTCCTATCGATATTTGTTGAGAATGAGTTGTATCCGTTCCTTTTCATCTAGAATTCCATTCGTCATCCGGAATTGTCGAGTGTTGACCATACGCTGCTGTTCACAGGTAATTGTTTCAATAATTTTACAGTTGATATTTTTTTCTTCGATGTGTTGAATGTTTGGGCTCACACTTTTTCCCCATATTTTTGGCAGTTTATTTTCATTAGAGAATCGGCTGAAGAACTGTTCCAGTACCTATCGAATTGCTAATATTTCTATCCATATTTATGGGTTTGTTCTGCTTTTTCAGTTGTCTTGTATCAGAGTCTTTATTTCTGAAGATGATCAATCTATTATCTAGATACGCAGCTAGTCTGTTTAGGAGAACACTATTACATATGACGTATGTTTTAAAGGACCTTCACTTCCCAGTTTGTATACTTGTCCAGATTGATACTACAGCTACCGTATACTCTCTTTATTCCTGTAAATTACATCATCTCGCCTATCGTTGTAGTTCGGAGATGTCCTAAAGAAACAACCAAAACTTCAATAAAACAGCTAAACACAGAGAAGCAACATCAGATTCATGCGAGAAAACGATCATTCACGACCAGGGTTGCAGTGCAATTTCCAGAAACAAAATTTACATTTGTGAGAAAAGTATATGTAGGATATGATATTTGTATTTGCTACAGAAATGTTTAGGTGGTCTTACGCTTGCACTGATCAATCCCATTTGTTGGAGAAATTGGAGTTCTGTGTAAAAATCAATCCTTCTTTCAAATGCCAAATTTCACGTGAAATCAATAAAGATGAGCATTGAAAATGTATGTATCAATGATAATGTTTCTTAAAAAGCATAATCTATATCTGGATTTTTGTTTCTCATTGTTATTAGTTGTCTCGTATCAATTGGATAAAATATTTGAGAGTTGTATACGTGAGCTCGAACATTACTCACAAATTTACATTATCTGTTCTTGACTATCAATGTCTCAAATGTCGAAGCTAAGAAATTGATGTTTGGGGCTGTAAAGTAATTTTTTCAATATAATTCAGCGCAGTTAAAACTTTGTATCTATATTGATCAATTTGTTTAATATAACTCGTATCCTTGCAACAAAACAAACAACCAAGAGCGACAGCACCATTTGTATTCCAAGATAAGACGGTTATAGTAACATATCATTTCAAGGGTTGATTTCATTTTACATGTAGGGGCACTATCCCCATGATGGAATCAAGGGTCCAAATTTAGACACACATACATGGGGTtcactaattttttaaaaatcacatatgtgtGTGAATCTTGTCCATCCAAACCATGTGGGGAGATGAGCCTTGTCTCGTGTCATTACTCATTccaaattaaaatatgatatttcaaaaaaaaaattataaataaatttcatgTGATTTGAGCAATTTCAGCTTGGCCCGTTATTCTTCCCATTTTCTGCTATCAAGAATTCAATAAACTTTTGAGGGCACTAACTTGTTCGTTCAATCAATCTTTGTCTTGTTCAACAGACAACAAATCAAGGGAATCAGATTCCAAAACGCTGCTTTCGAAGCCATTTTCCATTTTCTGGACATTGAACAATTCAGGATCATCGCCACGGCAACTCTCCACAATGCAATCATCATATATATGAGTTGTTTTTGGATTAGGTCCACGAGTGATCACGCAAGTATAATCTTCACACATCTCCATTTCTTTTAAAGAAAGCAGCCTCGAAAATTCTCTAACTGGAGTGCTGGAAAATGGGCTCAACACCTGAGAATCACGAGTCATGATTCCGAAATCACCCAGATAATTAGGTGATTCGGGCGAGGACCTTGTGCTGGAAATTTCAACATTAAGCTTTGCTCCAAATAGAGCTATTCTGGTTACTGGTTTCGATAACTTTTCATCAATATTTTGTTCGTTTATCGAGTCAATCAAGGCAAGTCCTATGGCTTTTGGCTCTAGTTTAACCCCGAGCCTTTGCTGATGAGTTCAGGAATTGGGGATGGGGTACTTGACAAGTTTTTATCCGACAAAATCTGTAGCAAAATTGGGTGAATTCTTGGGGTCAAGAACCGAACTTTGACTGATTACTGTGTTATCTGAAATGATTTTTGaccaaagcccattaaaaaCTCTCGGAGAACCCAAGTAATAAGGTGTTTGTTTGGTGAAACTTTTGGTATCTGGAGCAGAGAATGGGTTTTGGTCAGCAGCCATCAAAGCTTGTTTATAGGTCACAGTTCTTGATCTGTTCCTCAGCATGTGCAATCTATCAAACGATCAATCTATTCACTAAAATTTCACCCAAGATTCTGCAATGTGACTGTAAAATATACCAAGATATAGTTCGAAAATTACCAATCACCCATATTGATCAAAAgttaagaaagaaaaataaacttttttaaaaataagattaGCAGCAAACCTGGAATCTGTGCCTTTATTCACTCCATGAATGGTTGCTGAAGAAGCACATGAAAAATGGAATAGACTTCTACTTTCTCCATAAGAAGTTgggatatttttattattaaatctgTGAAGAAGTGGAGCAAACTTTGCTAAATCTCATGAGCTTCCATTTTTAGAACACCGACAGATGAATGAAAGAAAGGCCcagttttgtttttcttttatctgaTATGTGGTTGGGTTGAAGTTTTTCACAGTTTCTTGGAAACTTCTCAAGTTAATTTTAATCTTCATCATTAGGCCAttgaaagagagaaaaaaattccaagtgtgtctattaaaaataatatttatataaacactagttaattaattttgttttcttcatatgttttttcctttgaaatttttaaaaacattttttttttattgctaacaataatttaaaatcaatatTAGTAATATCATTCGTTTTATTTTTCGAATTCTGATCACAAAATCTTacgaaatttaaaattatatgtattaaaaaatttatcaacctaacaaaaacaattataatattttattgattcataaattgaaaacaataattaatatttttagttttttattaattattatatgtatatattaaatttttttgaacttTTTTGCAGTACTTGAAAAATGGGTCAAAATGGGGCTTGTTTCCTTAAAGGGGACCGTATGTGCCATATATATAGGCGAGCTGCCGCTGCTCACCACCTTTCGCTCATTAGTTGTATTTGTTTCGAACACCAACACGCAGCGTAGAAAACCCTAACTCAGCTTCCATATTACTCGGCGAAGATGCGGGGAAAGCGCAGCCGGAACGCTGGTTCATCGACTCAACATGCGACGCCTCTTGAAACCGATGGCTCTGCTTCCCTTAGCCCCGCGAAGGTTATGAAGCCCTCTGGAGCCCACGCCGAAGAGCAgttgcagccgaatattttgaacgCTTTTTCACCGGCGGCGCATCAGACTGCTGGAGAATCTGATCAGCTTAAAATGGGAGATTTTCTGGAGAAATGCCACTATTGCCAGAAGCGGATAGCGCAGAACTCGGAGGTCTTCATGTATAGGTAGAAGGAACTTGGGGGATGATTATTTATttctaatatattatatatagtaTTCGGTCTCGATTATACTGAACGAGAAGATCATGGAATTTTACTGGTTGCTTCtgtattttatgctttaaatgGTTAAATACAATTTGTGTTTTCACAGTTATGTACTTCCATTATCCATTTTTTGATCTTCCTCTTCGATCGATTCCATTTATTGGAGTTTATTTACTTATAAGTCAATTAAATTGGTCACtcttgtgatttttttttaaatttttttaaaaaaacataaaactcCTATGTAAAATTATAAGCTTCTTAAAACCTCGTGTTTTGAAAATTGAGGCACATTACCCCTTTTGCAGGGATCTTTAAAGTAAAAGGTTGTGAaagatta
This window of the Primulina tabacum isolate GXHZ01 chromosome 4, ASM2559414v2, whole genome shotgun sequence genome carries:
- the LOC142541753 gene encoding FCS-Like Zinc finger 5-like; its protein translation is MRGKRSRNAGSSTQHATPLETDGSASLSPAKVMKPSGAHAEEQLQPNILNAFSPAAHQTAGESDQLKMGDFLEKCHYCQKRIAQNSEVFMYSNLCAFCSAECRDFQMAKDQLVETQSVNPREKIVPGPGIYNVKG